A genomic region of Dreissena polymorpha isolate Duluth1 chromosome 4, UMN_Dpol_1.0, whole genome shotgun sequence contains the following coding sequences:
- the LOC127878601 gene encoding uncharacterized protein LOC127878601 produces the protein MSRMIVCCCCLLLTLFLECQVTKAYAPGECNLKASDLGPDWYKVPQPVPEESEGAGYEPSYVHMPCAPTTMFEISVCGCTNLVSLIFTSMRGNRFCINLNISEGKPDKRNTEERRKLIEPGDFVKALDPKIEERNTAGNVVLNTRTGEMTNCPFRASSRGQDWYLAWEPGDVWRHMRCADGTLFSKIKCTCEHRSVALREPIKPEDENLVIIAEDSINTQDMNTISRSLGINLNDVDFGFNKNKDDGDIPFWRRSNPTNTQPEVIRPRNILSDVSVNIHHQNQLLGTNRRSEVNIGMDQISDAHKELLIRLRSGPRSFLPTEKTSSILILDRIEQKPNALPRNTGAVLNEAPVNVDWKVDANIPNTRKPFIYVEPKPLERTKVDHESKEMREMQTFFNEFKEVHKERNETGNSVPQPKQIVYQPIVEIVKHVSDDVNIDVLADVLGVIGNQINAIENTKVPVERIVDNVNVQPIVFDMGADSVDVVTGAECRKKPVLDLGDQYFLLPVLGVGYIPYACHGDQVYDHFICGCRKATSGEVAYNEMLFPSHECNKRAIPELGPKFFQTFSAGLGYVPIACHGDTGFDVDKCTCV, from the exons ATGAGCCGTATGATCGTCTGTTGTTGTTGTCTTCTGCTCACTCTTTTTCTAGAATGTCAAGTGACGAAGGCCTATGCACCAg GCGAATGCAACCTGAAGGCCTCTGATCTGGGCCCTGACTGGTACAAGGTACCCCAGCCTGTGCCCGAGGAGTCGGAGGGGGCCGGGTATGAGCCCTCGTACGTGCACATGCCTTGCGCGCCGACCACCATGTTTGAGATCAGTGTGTGCGGATGTACCAATCTCGTCTCGCTAATCTTCACCTCGATGC gCGGAAATAGATTTTGTATCAACCTAAATATTTCAGAAGGAAAACCTGATAAAAGAAACACCGAAGAACGGCGAAAACTCATAGAACCCGGAGATTTTGTGAAAGCTCTTG ATCCAAAGATTGAAGAGCGCAACACCGCGGGTAACGTTGTCCTAAATACACGAACCGGAGAGA TGACAAACTGCCCCTTCCGGGCGTCCAGTCGCGGCCAAGACTGGTACCTGGCTTGGGAACCAGGCGATGTCTGGCGGCATATGCGCTGCGCCGATGGTACCTTGTTCAGCAAGATCAAATGCACGTGCGAACATAGGTCGG TTGCTCTACGGGAGCCAATAAAGCCAGAGGATGAGAACTTAGTAATCATTGCAGAGGACTCCATTAACACCCAAGAC ATGAACACTATAAGTCGGAGCCTTGGAATAAATCTGAATGACGTCGATTTTGGATTCAACAAGAACAAAGACGATGGAGATATTCCCTTCTGGAGAAGAAGCAATCCTACGAACACTCAACCGGAGGTAATTCGTCCTAGAAATATTCTGTCCGATGTCAGTGTTAACATTCACCACCAGAACCAGCTCCTTGGCACTAATAGACGTAGTGAAGTCAACATAGGCATGGACCAAATATCTGACGCTCATAAAGAGTTGTTAATTCGCTTAAGATCAGGCCCCAGGTCGTTCTTGCCTACGGAGAAGACGTCGTCGATCCTGATACTGGATCGGATAGAACAAAAACCTAATGCTTTGCCACGGAATACCGGGGCTGTTCTAAATGAGGCTCCTGTGAATGTTGATTGGAAAGTTGATGCCAACATACCGAATACTAGAAAGCCATTTATTTATGTTGAGCCAAAACCGCTAGAGCGTACAAAAGTTGATCATGAGTCAAAAGAAATGCGAGAGATGCagacattttttaatgaatttaaagaAGTGCATAAAGAAAGAAATGAAACTGGAAATAGTGTTCCTCAACCGAAACAAATTGTGTATCAACCAATAGTCGAGATTGTAAAACATGTAagtgatgacgtcaatatagacGTTTTAGCAGATGTTTTAGGTGTCATCGGTAACCAAATTAACGCAATTGAAAACACTAAAGTCCCCGTTGAAAGGATTGTGGATAACGTCAACGTTCAACCGATCGTTTTCGATATGGGCGCTGATTCCGTCGACGTAGTCACAGGAGCAG AGTGCCGGAAAAAGCCGGTGTTGGATCTAGGGGACCAGTATTTCCTACTTCCGGTTCTAGGGGTTGGCTACATCCCATACGCATGCCACGGGGACCAGGTGTATGACCACTTTATATGCGGCTGTCGGAAAGCAACAAGCG GAGAGGTTGCTTACAACGAAATGTTATTTCCTTCCCACG AGTGCAATAAGCGGGCCATCCCAGAGTTAGGACCAAAGTTTTTTCAGACGTTTTCGGCTGGTTTGGGGTATGTTCCCATTGCCTGTCATGGCGATACGGGATTCGACGTAGACAAATGTACATGCGTGTGA